In Mucilaginibacter boryungensis, a single window of DNA contains:
- a CDS encoding inositol oxygenase family protein produces MHSNNSSLAGENRGPLSSLEDWDADLLKRYPDPSSINEDKKAEEFRNYQATEKDGVREFYRLNHTFQTYEYVMAKKADFLKFDKKEMPIWAAFDFLNQLVDDSDPDTDLDQMQHLLQTSEAIRNDGHPDWMVLVGLIHDMGKVLCLFGEQQWAVVGDTFPVGCAFSDKIVYPEFFELNPDRYNTDYNTELGVYTRNCGLDNVHMSWGHDEYVYHMMKDYIPEPGLYMLRYHSFYAQHRENAYNHLMSGHDQEMFKWVNLFNPYDLYSKNPNQKSWDELKPYYEDLLAKYLPANLKF; encoded by the coding sequence ATGCATTCAAACAACAGCTCTTTAGCTGGCGAGAACCGTGGCCCGCTTTCCAGCCTTGAAGATTGGGACGCCGATCTGCTTAAGCGCTATCCCGACCCATCAAGTATTAATGAAGACAAAAAGGCCGAGGAGTTCCGCAATTACCAGGCAACCGAAAAAGATGGTGTACGTGAGTTTTACCGCCTTAATCACACATTCCAAACGTACGAATATGTAATGGCCAAAAAAGCGGATTTTTTAAAGTTTGATAAAAAAGAAATGCCTATATGGGCTGCGTTCGACTTTTTAAACCAACTTGTTGATGACTCAGACCCTGATACAGACCTTGACCAGATGCAGCATTTGCTGCAAACATCGGAAGCAATAAGGAACGATGGGCACCCCGATTGGATGGTGCTGGTTGGGCTGATACATGATATGGGTAAGGTATTATGTCTTTTTGGCGAGCAGCAATGGGCTGTAGTAGGCGATACTTTCCCCGTAGGCTGCGCTTTTTCTGATAAAATTGTTTATCCAGAATTTTTTGAGCTTAACCCTGACCGTTACAACACCGATTATAACACCGAACTGGGGGTTTATACCCGTAACTGCGGTTTAGATAACGTACACATGTCGTGGGGGCACGATGAATATGTTTACCACATGATGAAAGATTATATCCCCGAACCAGGGCTATATATGCTGCGTTATCATTCTTTTTATGCGCAACACCGCGAAAATGCCTACAACCATTTAATGAGCGGGCACGATCAGGAAATGTTTAAATGGGTAAACCTGTTTAACCCTTACGATCTGTACTCTAAAAATCCCAATCAAAAAAGCTGGGATGAATTAAAACCCTATTACGAAGATCTGCTGGCAAAATACCTGCCTGCTAACCTTAAGTTTTAA
- a CDS encoding rubredoxin domain-containing protein, translating into MEHLIKINLPGGVVSAGDLYEILVIAENAGARHIRFGNRQQLFFTINGDELEDMELEMLRAGIAYEIDADKHPNIISSYICDTIFSHESWLREGVYKDIFDLFTYRPQLKINLIDRHQTFIPFFSGNFNFISSDVSNYWYLYIRFPKTSRFYCWPSLIYSDDIPSISKKTEDVILKNKALFYDVPHIDEQLFFEKMTKGSAMPMQPLIAPLQLPDFYLPYYEGFNRYANKYWLGIYRRNELFEIPFLKDICNLCLKTRIGQLYTTPWKSILIKGIEPDDRNDWGLILDRYRLNIRHASNELNWQIEDMCEEGLTLKQQLVREFEEADLRTYRLSFAIKTQPKTGLLGSIIIKTQPSGTFEILHTVDFNPNSKEYISYKRRVKRIDLVQQLIELCNSYYNLSQNKTNLLVPVINETEEQPAIDTLLYQCMHCMTIYDKTYGDQQNGISPGTLFTDISAYTCPVCDADKDSFTLLER; encoded by the coding sequence ATGGAGCATCTCATTAAAATAAATTTGCCGGGTGGTGTTGTATCGGCGGGCGATCTTTACGAGATATTGGTGATTGCTGAAAATGCAGGTGCCCGGCATATCCGTTTTGGTAACCGCCAGCAATTGTTTTTTACCATTAATGGTGATGAACTGGAGGATATGGAGCTGGAAATGCTGCGGGCAGGTATTGCTTATGAGATTGATGCCGATAAACACCCCAATATCATTAGTTCTTATATATGCGATACCATTTTTAGTCACGAAAGCTGGTTACGCGAGGGTGTTTACAAAGATATTTTCGATCTGTTTACTTACCGTCCACAGTTAAAAATAAACCTGATAGACCGGCACCAGACCTTTATCCCGTTCTTTAGCGGGAATTTTAACTTTATAAGTTCGGACGTTAGTAATTACTGGTACTTGTATATCCGGTTTCCAAAGACCAGCCGGTTTTATTGCTGGCCGTCGCTTATTTACTCAGACGATATTCCATCTATCAGTAAAAAGACCGAAGACGTTATCCTGAAAAATAAAGCCCTTTTTTATGATGTACCGCACATTGATGAACAGCTTTTTTTCGAGAAAATGACCAAGGGTTCAGCCATGCCTATGCAGCCACTGATTGCGCCGCTTCAATTACCCGATTTTTATTTGCCCTATTACGAAGGCTTTAACCGTTATGCCAACAAATATTGGCTGGGTATTTACCGCCGTAACGAACTTTTTGAGATACCGTTTTTAAAAGATATATGTAACCTTTGCCTTAAAACCAGGATAGGGCAATTGTATACCACACCCTGGAAATCGATCCTGATAAAAGGCATTGAGCCGGACGACCGCAATGATTGGGGACTTATTCTTGACAGGTATCGATTAAATATTCGTCATGCCTCAAACGAATTGAACTGGCAGATAGAAGATATGTGTGAAGAAGGGCTTACCTTAAAACAACAGCTGGTACGCGAGTTTGAAGAGGCAGACCTGCGTACCTATCGTTTAAGTTTTGCCATAAAAACGCAACCCAAAACTGGTTTGCTGGGCTCCATTATTATAAAAACGCAGCCATCGGGCACGTTCGAGATATTGCACACAGTGGATTTTAATCCGAATTCAAAAGAATATATTTCTTATAAAAGGCGTGTTAAAAGGATAGATCTGGTTCAGCAACTGATTGAACTATGCAATAGCTATTATAATCTTTCGCAAAATAAAACCAACCTACTGGTACCGGTAATTAATGAAACCGAAGAACAGCCTGCAATTGATACCCTGCTTTACCAATGCATGCATTGTATGACAATTTATGATAAAACCTATGGGGACCAACAAAATGGAATATCCCCGGGTACATTATTTACGGATATAAGCGCCTACACCTGCCCGGTTTGCGATGCCGATAAAGATAGTTTTACGTTGCTGGAAAGATAG
- a CDS encoding LacI family DNA-binding transcriptional regulator, producing MSAITIKLLAERLQLSTATISKALCDSHEISANTKQRVLALAKELNYVPNAYAGSLRGNKSKTIAVLIPEVADSFFSQALNGIEEVALAKGYHTLIYLTHEKIEREKAILNALAGGRVDGAIMSVTVETDSIDHIREFNRQLPVVFFDRVCEEIDAVKITTNDFECGYNATRHLIEAGCRKIVLLSVSNSLSIISERSKGFKKAITEYGLNEDDCKTIDCTEDPMHNCQLIKDMMQGNNRPDGILATVEKLTTEIYLVCQQLNINIPRQVKVVCFSNQSSAIILNPTLTTITQPAFEMGRAAASVLLKLLKNNTLILKEECAVIPSTLNIRNSTTGYVSEV from the coding sequence ATGAGCGCCATAACGATAAAGCTACTTGCCGAACGATTACAATTGTCAACCGCTACAATTTCGAAAGCCTTATGCGATAGCCATGAAATAAGCGCAAATACCAAACAGCGCGTACTTGCGCTGGCCAAAGAACTTAACTATGTGCCCAACGCCTATGCCGGCAGCCTTAGGGGAAATAAAAGCAAAACAATTGCCGTATTGATCCCCGAAGTTGCTGACAGCTTTTTTTCACAGGCTTTAAATGGCATTGAAGAGGTAGCGTTGGCAAAAGGTTATCATACACTGATCTATTTAACACACGAAAAAATTGAAAGGGAAAAGGCTATTTTAAACGCGCTTGCCGGCGGGAGGGTTGACGGAGCTATTATGTCTGTAACGGTAGAGACCGATTCGATCGATCATATCAGGGAATTTAACCGCCAGCTTCCGGTTGTTTTTTTTGATCGGGTTTGCGAAGAAATTGATGCGGTTAAAATTACCACTAACGACTTTGAGTGTGGTTATAATGCTACACGACACTTAATTGAGGCGGGCTGCCGTAAAATTGTATTACTATCCGTATCGAATAGCTTATCAATAATTTCTGAGCGCAGCAAAGGCTTTAAAAAAGCTATAACCGAATATGGACTAAATGAGGATGATTGTAAAACTATTGATTGCACAGAAGACCCTATGCATAATTGTCAATTGATAAAAGATATGATGCAGGGGAATAACCGCCCTGATGGCATATTGGCTACTGTAGAAAAGCTAACAACCGAAATTTACCTGGTTTGCCAGCAACTAAATATCAATATTCCACGCCAGGTAAAAGTAGTATGTTTTTCCAATCAGTCTTCGGCTATTATACTTAACCCCACTTTAACCACTATTACTCAACCAGCCTTTGAAATGGGAAGGGCCGCGGCCTCCGTGCTGCTTAAACTTTTAAAAAACAACACCTTAATATTAAAAGAAGAATGTGCGGTTATTCCTTCAACGCTTAACATCCGGAATTCTACCACTGGCTATGTAAGCGAAGTTTAG
- the nadD gene encoding nicotinate (nicotinamide) nucleotide adenylyltransferase: MKIGLFFGSFNPIHIGHLIIANYMANYTELDKVWLVVSPQNPFKKYGDLVNTYDRLEMAKLATDNSDSIKVSDVELKLPQPSYTIDTLTYLKEKYPQHEFAIIMGSDNLASLHKWKNYKLILRDYRVFVYPRPGYENAELASHPSVTITMTPQMELSATFIRKSLAEGKNIQYFVPDPVLQFIDSKSLYKH, encoded by the coding sequence ATGAAGATCGGCTTATTTTTCGGCTCGTTCAACCCAATTCATATCGGGCATTTAATTATTGCCAATTATATGGCCAACTATACCGAACTTGATAAAGTTTGGCTGGTAGTTTCGCCACAAAACCCGTTTAAAAAATATGGCGACCTGGTTAATACCTACGACCGCCTGGAGATGGCCAAACTGGCTACCGATAATTCGGACAGCATTAAAGTAAGCGATGTGGAATTAAAGCTCCCCCAACCATCGTATACCATTGATACCCTCACCTATCTGAAAGAAAAGTACCCCCAGCATGAATTTGCCATTATTATGGGGTCGGATAATTTAGCCAGTTTGCATAAATGGAAAAATTACAAGCTTATCCTGCGCGATTATCGCGTATTTGTATATCCCCGTCCCGGTTATGAGAATGCTGAACTGGCATCGCACCCGTCAGTAACCATCACTATGACACCACAGATGGAGCTTTCGGCCACCTTCATCCGCAAATCATTAGCAGAGGGTAAGAACATCCAATATTTTGTCCCCGATCCCGTTCTACAGTTTATAGATAGTAAGAGTTTGTATAAACATTAA
- the miaE gene encoding tRNA-(ms[2]io[6]A)-hydroxylase, translated as MSEKTILKLQLPTDPLWVKNVVESNIEELLTDHAFCEQKAASNAITLIVQNPNLSDLVQEMALLVQEEMDHFKRVHDIIIERGFTLGRERKDDYVNELRKFIIIGGGREAQLIDRLLFSAMIEARSCERFKVLSENINDVELSKFYHELMISEATHYSMFIRLAKKYAVEVDVDKRWKDFLEYEAEVIQNYGKNETIHG; from the coding sequence GTGAGCGAAAAAACCATCCTGAAACTGCAATTACCTACCGACCCGCTATGGGTTAAAAATGTGGTGGAAAGTAATATTGAAGAATTACTGACCGATCATGCTTTTTGCGAGCAGAAAGCTGCCAGTAACGCCATAACACTGATCGTACAAAACCCCAACCTATCTGACCTGGTACAGGAGATGGCCTTATTGGTGCAGGAGGAAATGGACCACTTTAAGCGTGTGCATGATATTATTATTGAACGTGGGTTTACCCTGGGCCGTGAGCGCAAAGATGATTACGTGAACGAACTGCGCAAGTTTATCATCATAGGCGGTGGCCGCGAAGCACAACTGATAGACCGCCTTTTGTTTTCAGCTATGATAGAGGCCCGCAGCTGCGAGCGTTTTAAGGTGCTTTCTGAAAACATTAATGATGTCGAACTATCTAAATTCTATCACGAGTTAATGATCAGCGAGGCGACACATTATTCTATGTTCATTCGCCTGGCTAAAAAATATGCCGTTGAGGTTGATGTAGACAAGCGCTGGAAAGATTTCCTGGAATATGAAGCCGAAGTGATACAAAACTACGGCAAAAACGAAACCATACACGGGTAA
- a CDS encoding GH92 family glycosyl hydrolase, whose product MKNKYILIIYIASMAVATKLRAQDIVSYVQPLSGTAPATTRAALKHGNGTELNANTIPAVTLPFAMTQWTAETRQSETKCQPPYVYADKQLTGFRATHWLSGSCTQDYGSFTIMPLTGHLKTLAAEYRTGFLHDNEVTTPYYYRLSLPSYNLLSEITATRRCGMLQFTAQKTDSLYLLITPNSDRNEGFIKVDTKKGLIWGYNPAHRIYQGWGKPAGFSGYFVIQVEKGISLFGMYTGNRRIKADSLKNEKDMGAYIGFKMQRGQKLRIRVGTSFSSLMGAFNNLQAEIKTWDFEALMAQNKRIWQKALSQVTVQTPDQQHKRIFYTAMYHSMQLPRLYNDVNGTYPQFSGNYKIDRIIGGEYFDDFSMWDIYRAQLPLFEVLKPGLINNCVQSMILKGKQGNWLPIFPCWNSYTAAMIGDHVTAFIASAWVKGIRNYDITSAYRLMRQNAFDTPGEVDYKDGKGRRALASYLKYGYIPLEDSVPEAFHKKEQVSRTLEYAYDDYALSRVAADLNKNADKEALLARSFNYRNVFDPSVNMVRGRYTDKSWYKPFRPASKEPYITEGTPQQYTFYVPQDVKGLAKLMGGPDKLETALDRLFESGEYWHGNEPGHQIPFMYNYTASPWKTQLRVKQILEDEYTDGPGGLSGNDDAGQMSAWYVLSALGFYPLNPVSNQYLLTTPLFRQYSIRLPNGKHFKVLTHTQSNDAVYIASAKFNGRPYSKNYITHNMIKNGGVLELFLTHTPNKTWAAQPIDQPSSLTP is encoded by the coding sequence ATGAAGAATAAATACATATTGATTATTTATATAGCCAGTATGGCCGTTGCCACTAAATTGCGCGCGCAGGATATTGTTTCCTATGTGCAACCTTTGTCGGGTACAGCACCGGCAACAACCAGGGCTGCTTTAAAGCATGGCAACGGCACCGAGTTAAATGCAAATACCATCCCTGCGGTAACGCTCCCTTTTGCCATGACGCAATGGACCGCGGAAACCCGGCAATCAGAAACTAAATGCCAGCCGCCCTATGTGTATGCCGACAAACAACTTACCGGTTTTAGGGCTACCCATTGGTTAAGCGGTTCGTGCACGCAGGATTATGGCAGTTTTACAATTATGCCGCTTACCGGCCATCTTAAAACGTTAGCAGCTGAATACCGTACCGGTTTTTTGCATGATAATGAGGTGACAACACCTTATTATTACCGGTTAAGCCTGCCATCATATAACTTACTATCAGAAATAACCGCTACACGGCGTTGTGGCATGCTGCAATTTACTGCTCAAAAAACGGATAGTCTTTATTTATTGATCACGCCAAACAGCGACCGTAACGAAGGTTTTATAAAGGTTGATACAAAAAAAGGCTTAATATGGGGATATAACCCCGCCCATCGTATTTACCAGGGTTGGGGGAAGCCTGCGGGGTTCAGCGGATATTTTGTCATACAAGTTGAAAAAGGGATCTCTTTATTTGGGATGTATACGGGCAACCGTAGGATTAAGGCAGATAGCCTTAAAAATGAGAAGGATATGGGGGCTTATATTGGCTTTAAAATGCAGCGGGGCCAAAAATTACGCATCCGGGTAGGCACATCCTTTAGTAGTTTGATGGGTGCGTTCAATAATTTGCAGGCTGAAATAAAAACATGGGATTTTGAAGCGCTTATGGCGCAAAACAAAAGGATATGGCAAAAAGCACTGAGCCAGGTAACGGTACAAACACCTGACCAGCAGCATAAACGGATATTTTATACCGCTATGTACCACAGCATGCAATTGCCACGCTTGTATAATGATGTAAATGGCACCTATCCACAGTTTTCGGGCAATTACAAAATTGATCGCATAATTGGTGGCGAGTATTTTGACGATTTTTCAATGTGGGATATTTATCGCGCCCAACTGCCCTTGTTCGAGGTTTTGAAGCCCGGTCTCATTAATAATTGCGTACAGTCTATGATCCTGAAAGGAAAACAGGGGAACTGGCTGCCCATTTTCCCCTGCTGGAATAGCTACACTGCTGCTATGATTGGCGACCACGTAACCGCGTTTATTGCATCGGCCTGGGTGAAAGGCATCCGTAATTATGATATAACATCAGCGTACCGGCTCATGCGTCAAAATGCTTTTGACACCCCGGGCGAAGTAGATTATAAGGATGGAAAAGGCAGGCGGGCGCTCGCATCGTATCTTAAATATGGGTATATACCGTTAGAAGATTCTGTGCCTGAGGCTTTCCACAAAAAAGAACAGGTTAGCCGCACACTGGAATACGCTTATGATGACTATGCCCTGAGCCGCGTGGCTGCAGATTTAAACAAGAACGCCGATAAAGAGGCCCTTTTAGCCCGGAGTTTTAATTACCGTAATGTTTTCGATCCATCGGTAAACATGGTTAGGGGCCGTTATACCGACAAAAGCTGGTACAAACCTTTCAGGCCGGCATCTAAAGAGCCTTATATTACCGAGGGGACCCCCCAGCAGTACACATTTTATGTACCACAGGATGTAAAAGGGCTTGCCAAGTTAATGGGTGGCCCGGACAAGCTGGAAACTGCGTTGGACCGGCTTTTCGAGTCGGGAGAATACTGGCACGGCAATGAGCCGGGACATCAGATACCTTTTATGTATAACTATACGGCATCGCCCTGGAAAACGCAATTAAGGGTTAAGCAAATACTGGAAGATGAGTATACCGACGGGCCAGGTGGCCTTAGCGGGAATGATGATGCCGGGCAAATGTCGGCATGGTATGTTTTAAGTGCTTTAGGGTTTTATCCTTTAAACCCCGTTTCCAACCAATACTTATTAACCACTCCCTTGTTCCGGCAATATAGCATCCGGTTACCTAATGGTAAGCATTTTAAAGTACTCACGCATACACAATCAAACGATGCTGTGTATATAGCCTCCGCTAAATTTAATGGCAGGCCTTATAGTAAAAACTATATTACTCATAACATGATAAAGAACGGGGGTGTTTTAGAACTATTTTTAACCCATACGCCCAATAAAACATGGGCTGCCCAACCAATTGATCAACCCTCATCATTAACCCCATAA
- a CDS encoding glycoside hydrolase family 28 protein: MLSQYFKSYAPLVFLVLIGTQLFSQKKQYRDFYITDYGAIADKRTDNAIAIQKAIDACAQAGGGRVIVPTGLEFMSGPFNLKSNIVFEVNGRVLASPDEHVYKKSAFRDNKGEGTIWIGGENLSNVTICGTGALDGNGISFMGAELEDSYVLKPFNIIDPRPHLLTIVGGQNIRIRDLAIRNSAYWTVHLVGCNDVAIDNITLLNSVKVRNSDGIDLDHSKNVRISNCYIESGDDCICLKNRREYEEFGACENITVSNCTMMSRSCAIKIGSENMDRISHVVVNNCIIKNSNRGIGIQNRDEGTVTDVVFSNIIVDSHLFSDVWWGKAEPIYVTAYRRANGNNKDANWRFPKGKTEGSVGKVSNIYFSNIKGISENGIYVGAESADKISGVVFDQVDLLINKTTAIPGGVYDRRPAKVNGLLAAGTSGFYLDTASNITIRNSSVTWGNSLPVYYKHVLEGHGVKNLKTINLDGQAAFPAKLQAIIKD, encoded by the coding sequence ATGTTAAGCCAATATTTTAAAAGTTATGCGCCATTAGTATTCCTCGTGCTAATCGGAACACAGTTGTTTTCTCAGAAGAAGCAGTATCGCGATTTTTATATTACCGATTATGGGGCAATTGCCGATAAAAGAACAGACAATGCTATAGCTATTCAAAAAGCGATAGATGCATGTGCCCAAGCAGGTGGCGGACGGGTTATAGTACCTACCGGACTGGAATTTATGAGCGGCCCGTTCAATCTCAAATCTAATATAGTATTTGAAGTAAACGGGCGTGTACTTGCAAGCCCCGATGAGCATGTTTACAAAAAAAGTGCTTTCAGGGATAATAAAGGTGAAGGCACCATTTGGATAGGAGGTGAAAACTTAAGTAATGTCACCATTTGCGGTACAGGGGCGCTGGATGGCAATGGAATTAGTTTTATGGGGGCTGAACTGGAAGACTCGTATGTATTAAAACCCTTTAATATAATAGATCCCCGGCCACATTTGTTAACTATCGTGGGTGGGCAAAATATTCGTATACGCGATTTGGCTATTCGTAATTCTGCCTATTGGACGGTGCACCTGGTGGGATGTAATGATGTCGCTATCGATAATATTACTTTGCTTAACAGTGTAAAAGTGCGGAACAGCGATGGTATAGACCTTGACCACAGTAAGAATGTGCGCATCAGCAATTGCTATATCGAATCGGGGGATGACTGCATCTGTTTAAAAAACAGGCGCGAATATGAGGAATTTGGCGCCTGCGAAAATATTACGGTTAGCAATTGCACCATGATGTCGCGGTCATGCGCCATTAAGATAGGTTCAGAAAACATGGACCGCATTAGCCATGTAGTGGTTAATAATTGCATTATTAAAAATAGCAACCGGGGTATTGGGATCCAAAACCGGGATGAAGGCACCGTAACTGATGTAGTTTTCTCTAATATTATAGTCGATTCGCACTTGTTTTCTGATGTATGGTGGGGAAAGGCCGAGCCTATTTATGTCACAGCATACCGACGGGCGAATGGTAATAACAAAGATGCTAACTGGCGCTTCCCGAAAGGAAAAACCGAAGGCAGCGTAGGTAAAGTAAGTAATATATACTTCAGCAATATTAAGGGGATAAGCGAAAATGGTATTTATGTTGGTGCCGAATCTGCCGACAAAATATCGGGTGTTGTATTTGACCAGGTAGACCTGCTGATTAATAAAACCACAGCCATACCTGGCGGCGTGTATGACCGCAGACCGGCAAAGGTAAACGGGTTGCTCGCCGCAGGCACATCGGGCTTTTATTTAGATACCGCAAGTAATATTACTATACGGAACAGTTCGGTAACCTGGGGAAACAGCCTGCCCGTTTACTACAAGCATGTGTTAGAGGGCCACGGCGTAAAAAACCTTAAAACAATTAACCTGGATGGACAGGCGGCCTTTCCGGCTAAATTACAAGCTATTATAAAAGACTGA
- the gmk gene encoding guanylate kinase, translating to MTKEGKLIIFSAPSGAGKTTIVHHLLKKIPELEFSISATTREPRGDEVDKKDYYFISKEEFLHRIAKKQFVEFEEVYSGTFYGTLRVEIERIWAKGKTVIFDIDVEGGMHLKRKYDGQALAIFVQPPSLDVLKQRLSARGTDSDAKLQERFDKAEKELNYAPQFDIILKNYDLDTACKEAEELVKSFLS from the coding sequence ATGACCAAAGAAGGCAAACTCATCATATTTTCGGCACCATCGGGGGCAGGTAAAACAACCATTGTACACCACCTGCTTAAAAAAATCCCTGAACTGGAGTTTTCTATTTCGGCCACTACACGCGAACCGAGGGGCGATGAAGTTGATAAAAAGGATTATTACTTTATAAGCAAAGAAGAATTTCTGCACCGTATAGCTAAGAAGCAATTTGTTGAATTTGAGGAAGTTTATTCGGGTACTTTTTATGGCACCCTGCGGGTAGAGATTGAACGCATATGGGCCAAAGGTAAAACCGTAATATTTGATATTGATGTGGAAGGCGGTATGCACCTGAAACGCAAGTACGACGGACAAGCGCTGGCTATATTTGTACAGCCGCCATCGTTAGACGTATTGAAACAACGCCTGTCTGCACGTGGCACTGATAGCGATGCAAAACTGCAGGAGCGCTTTGACAAAGCTGAAAAGGAATTGAACTACGCTCCGCAATTTGATATTATCCTTAAAAATTACGATCTTGATACGGCGTGCAAAGAGGCGGAAGAATTGGTTAAGTCTTTTTTGAGTTAG
- a CDS encoding YicC/YloC family endoribonuclease: MIKSMTGYGTASFDSGTTKYTVEIKSLNSKFLELSLRIPKNFSDKEFQLRTECNKQIERGKVNLSINVEKTDATVKAAGINTQLLKQYFDQLKAVSIDLNEPSGNLLQLALGLPDVVRFDEDSVSEEEWKIVEKTFQQALKNFQQFRADEGIVLEQDAKYRIGLILNNLKAIEVEEPKRVPVIRERLNQFLADAVGREIVDQNRLEQELIYYIDKLDITEEKTRLITHCNYFLETLQSADANGKKLGFISQEIGREINTIGSKANDAGIQKLVVGMKEELEKIKEQLLNVL; this comes from the coding sequence ATGATAAAATCCATGACAGGGTATGGAACCGCCAGCTTTGACTCGGGCACAACAAAATATACTGTTGAAATAAAATCCCTGAACAGTAAGTTTCTTGAACTTTCTCTTCGTATCCCTAAAAATTTTTCGGATAAGGAATTTCAGCTGCGCACCGAATGCAATAAGCAAATTGAACGGGGTAAAGTTAACCTTTCTATCAATGTCGAAAAAACTGATGCTACCGTAAAAGCCGCTGGTATAAATACCCAATTGCTTAAACAATACTTCGATCAGCTTAAAGCTGTTAGTATAGATTTAAACGAGCCATCGGGCAATTTATTACAATTGGCACTGGGGTTACCAGATGTAGTACGGTTTGATGAGGATAGCGTATCTGAAGAAGAGTGGAAGATAGTAGAAAAAACTTTTCAGCAGGCTTTAAAAAACTTTCAGCAGTTCCGCGCTGATGAAGGCATTGTTTTAGAACAGGATGCGAAATACCGCATAGGCTTAATTTTAAACAACCTTAAAGCCATTGAAGTTGAAGAGCCGAAACGTGTACCTGTAATACGCGAACGCCTGAACCAGTTTTTAGCTGATGCCGTGGGCAGGGAAATTGTTGATCAGAACCGCCTGGAGCAGGAATTGATCTATTACATTGATAAACTGGATATCACTGAGGAAAAAACCAGGCTTATCACACACTGCAATTATTTCCTCGAAACGCTGCAAAGTGCCGATGCCAATGGTAAAAAGCTGGGCTTTATATCGCAGGAGATCGGTCGCGAAATAAATACCATAGGTTCAAAAGCTAACGACGCCGGCATACAAAAGCTGGTTGTAGGCATGAAAGAAGAACTTGAAAAGATAAAGGAACAACTCCTTAATGTATTATAG